DNA from Merismopedia glauca CCAP 1448/3:
AGAAACGTCTTATCCCGCTTGCTTTTCAGCCTTAGCGGACGATTTCGTTCTATTGCTACTCAACGGCGGTGTTTTAGCTGTGGTTAGACGAGTCCAAATTGAAGAATTAACCAAAGCTATTGAGCGACTCCAAGAAAGTTGGTTAGATTTATCTGATGATGACGAAAAAGTTGGTCATCGGGTTGAATAAACTCTTGAGCGGGTAGATTTTTCATGAGTAGTGAACAGCAGTTCTCTACTGGAAAACTAGAACTGACTGTAATCCTCTCTAAACAAGAACTTCAGCCTTCAGATACTCCATCAACTTTTTTAGGTGCAAGATCTGAGTTTTAGCTACTCAGGCTGGTCGACCTCGAAGACTTGATGGGCACCAGCCTGCTTCAAAATACATTCCCCTAATCTGGGCGAGAGCGCCATCAGCCCCAAAAGCAAGCGAATCGGGCGTGGACTGACTACGACTTCTGGGAGGTCATGCTCAATGGCGCGAATAATAGCACGGGACACTGCATATACTGAACTAGTACCTAAAGTGAAAGGTGCGCGATTACCACCTGAGGACAGTCGGTCTGTATACATCCCCACCTCTTTGACAAAACCTGGACAGATGACAGAAGCGCTCACACGGGATTTACGCAGTTTCAGTGAGAGGCGTAAAGAGCGCGTAAATCCCACCAGACCGTGTTTGCTGGCACTGTAAGATTCACCACCACCAACCCCACATAATCCACTCAGCGAAGCAACATTAACAATGTGCCCCCGATTATGCGCTAACATTAC
Protein-coding regions in this window:
- a CDS encoding SDR family NAD(P)-dependent oxidoreductase gives rise to the protein MRELSGTTAIITGASRGMGVEIAKSLAERKVRIVLAARSAEALEAVRHDITQEDAQILTIPTDITDLNAQAYLVEQTLSKFGTIDLLINNAGVVMPSPYEHTSLRDIEQTIAVNLTGAMTLTQRVLSVMLAHNRGHIVNVASLSGLCGVGGGESYSASKHGLVGFTRSLRLSLKLRKSRVSASVICPGFVKEVGMYTDRLSSGGNRAPFTLGTSSVYAVSRAIIRAIEHDLPEVVVSPRPIRLLLGLMALSPRLGECILKQAGAHQVFEVDQPE